Part of the Mycolicibacterium mengxianglii genome is shown below.
CTTCTCGCCCTACGTTCCAGAACAATCTGACAGCGCCACCCGCCCAGGTCTCCACCCTTGCGCCTGCGCTCATTCGGCCGGCGAACACATGGCGCCGGGCCTGAATCCGCGACTACCTGACAGCGCCGGACCGGGAAGATTGACGGTCCAGAACTACCTGACACCGCCGGACACTCGCGACCTCAAAACCCTGCGCCCCGAGCCCAATTCGTCACAGTGACGTTACCGCCGTGGTGCAGCGTCTCCCGTTCGCCCAGCCCACAGCCCCCCGCCCGGTCGAATGCAGCAAGGCCGTCGACACGGAATCGTCACTGTGACAAAACAACTCATGGAGACTGTCGATATGAATCACTGCGGGAACCTTGCCGCTACGCCAGCCAGCATGTTCCGACGTCACCTCTGGGACGCACAATGGCTGACATGACCGTGAGGGATGCCCAAGCGAGCGCCGACATTGCCGGCCGCTCGTGGTATCTCGCGGCGTACCGCGGCCGCGACACGATCAATATCCAGGGGTTCGCGAAGCTACGGCCCGGCCGCCGCCTGACCTCACTCGCGTGGAACGGGTTTCGCCTGTTCGAGGAGCCGGTCGACATGGTGAATTTTGGTAAGGCCCATGAGTTTATGCCGTGGGAGGTCTGGAAGGTCAGGCCGCTGCGCGTGATGGGCCATGAGCCGATGCTGCGCCATGAGGCGCGTCAGATCCGTGCCCGTCAGCTTGAGGTGGTGGGATGCATGCCGCTCGGCTTCGAGTTCGGGCCCAATGGGCGCAACGTCCGTAGGCTTGTTGAGCAGCTGGCCCAGGCTCAGGACAAGCAGCGCGACGACCGGACGCTGCGCTCGGACTACGAGATCGCCATGACGTTCCTTGAGGATCAGCGTGGCCCCGGTGGATGGCTGCACGATGCCCAAGTGTCACTCGCCTACGTCGGCCGACCGGCTGCTGGAGTGGACCGCTCCTGACCCGGGCAGCGTTTGAACACTGCCCATGGCGGGAAAGCCGCCGTGGGCGCACGACGACGGGTCCGGTGAGCGGTACCTGCGTCGCGCGCGAGTGACGGAGGGAACCCATGGCGCAGGATCGCGGAGCCAAAGAGACCATCAAGAGCGTCGTCAAGGACGCCAAGGACAAGGTCGTGGAGGCCGCCGAACGGCTGCAGCAGCACAGCCCGAGGTACATCCCGGGCGCACCCGGTCCGGAGGCGCCCTCGTTCGAGGAGCCGACCACCCCGCGGGAACCGTTGCCGCCCAAGCCCGATCAGGGCGGACCCGACCTGCGGACGGCCACCGGGCTTTCCGTCGGCGGTGGGCAGACCGCGCGCGGCCAGCAGGGCGAGTACCTGACCACCGCCCAGGGCGCGCGACTGTACGACACCGACCACTCCCTCAAGGCGGGGGCGCGAGGACCGACGCTGCTTCAGGACCACCACCTGCGGGAGAAGATCACCCACTTCGACCACGAGCGCATTCCCGAGCGCGTGGTGCACGCCCGTGGCGCGGCCGCACACGGCGTGTTCCACGGCAACGGCGCCGGCGAGAAGATCTGCAAGGCTGGCTTCCTCAGGTCCGGCGCGGCAACCGACGTGTTCGTTCGATTCTCGACGGTGCTGGGCTCCCGGGGTTCGGCCGACACGGTGCGTGACACCCGCGGATTCGCCACCAAGTTCTACACCGACGAGGGCACCTTCGACCTCGTCGGCAACAACATCCCGGTGTTCTTCATCCAGGACGGCATCAAGTTTCCCGACGTCGTCCACGCCGCCAAACCGCACCCGGATCGTGAGATCCCCCAGGCGCAGAGCGCCCATGACACGTTCTGGGATTTCGTCTCCCTGCACACTGAAGCCCAGGCGCACACCATGTGGAACATGTCCGACCGCGGCATCCCGCGGTCCTACCGGATGATGGAGGGCTTCGGCGTCCACACCTTCCGACTGACCGGTCCCGATGGGGAGACGTCGTTGGTGAAGTTCCATTGGAAGCCGCGTCTGGGCGTGCACTCGCTGGTGTGGGAGGAGGCGCAGATCGCCGCAGGCGTCGACCCGGACCTGCACCGCCGCGACCTCGCCGACGCGATCGAGAAGGGCGCCTATCCCGAATGGGACCTCGGTGTACAGGTGATGCCGGATTCACCGGATCACGTGTTCGAGGGCATCGACCTGCTCGATCCGACGAAGATCGTGCCGGAGGAACTCGCGCCGGTGCAGGTGATCGGGACCATGCAGCTCAACCGCAATCCGACGAACTTCTTCGCCGAGACCGAACAGGTGGCGTTCCACCCGGGCCACCTGGTGCCCGGTATCGACGTCACCGACGATCCGCTGCTGCAGGCGCGGTTGTTCTCCTACCTCGACACGCAGTTGACCCGGCTGGGCGGACCCAACTTCGGCCAGATCCCGATCAACCGGCCCCACGCGCCCGTCAACGACATGCTCCGTGACGGCTTTCACCAGCACGGCGTGCACCCGGGCGTTGCGCCGTACCGGCCCAATTCGCTCGATGGCGGTTGCCCATTCCTCGCCGGGGCGGACACCGGTGCGTTCATCGAGGTTCCCGCCGCCGTCGCGGAGTCGACGAAAGTGCGTGCCGCTCCGGCGTCGTACGACGACCACTTCAGCCAGGTGTCGATGTTTTACCGCAGCCTGAGCCCGGTGGAGCAGGCGCACGTCGCCGAGGCGTACAAGTTCGAGCTGGGCAAGTGCTACGAGAAGGCGATCAAGGAACGCCAGCTTGCGGCGCTGGCCAACATCGACGTCGACCTGTGCGCCACCGTCGCCGCCGGGCTGGGCCTCGAGCCGCCCGCCACCACGGCGGCTCCGGCCGAGCCGTCGGTGCTCAGCCCGGCGGTGTCGCAGCTCGGGCGGCGCTGGCCGGTGGAGGGCCGCAACATCGGCGTCCTAGTTGGGCCGGACTCCGACATCGGCGAGGTGGCCGCGGTGGTTGCCGCGCTCGGGGAGGCCAAGCTGGTACCTCTGGTGATCGCGCCGCACGGCGGAACGCTCACCCATGAGGGTGGCAGCGTGCCGATCTCGCGGACTTATGCGACAGCACGTTCCATTGAGTTCGACGCTCTCGTGATCGCAGGATCTCCCACCGCCGTGCAGGCCAAGATTCTCGTTGACGAGGCGTTCCGGCACTTCAAGGGCTTGGCGGTACTGCTGCAGGGAACCGACCTCCTGGCCCGGGCGGGCGTGGGTACCGACGCCGAAGGTGTCCTCGGTGGTGCGGAACCGACGGCTCTGGTCACGTCGCTCGTCGAGAGTCTCGGGGAACACCGGGTCTGGGGCCGCGGCCTCGCCGGGGTTTAGAGACACAACGTGATCTGATACCCAAAGACGACTGCCCAACCAGTAGCTAGGCGGGGCTGTGGTTTTCGCAGCTCGTGGCGGACGACCAGGTCGCTACCAGCGCATTTTTCGCGATTCTCGTAAACCGCGCGCCATCGACTGGCGAAACCCGAGCTGCTGGCACCGCTTGGTGAACGCCTCTGCGGTATGGGTGCAACCGCGCTCGGTGTTGAATTTGACCCGCTCGGACTCCGCATCCCGCCAATCGCTTGGCGGCCGCCGAGCGCGGCCACGGCCATTTTGATGGCTTCGCTAACCAGGTCGGCATCCGGACAAAGGTCCGGCGCTCTCATGTCCTTCTGGATTTCATCCGACACTCTCATACCATCGTGGATTTCCTGGCCTGATCCCGTCCGAAACTGGTTGAGAGCGCGCTGGTCAGCACTCCCCCGCACTCTCAACTAATCCCGGATCGGACACTGGCACGTCCCGTGTCGTTTTGCCATCGGCGCGGAAGTGTCACGAGATGCGACATCCGGTAACCGAAAGAGTGGAAAGGGTTGTGCGTCGGTGATCGATCGAGTGAAAAGTCAGAGATCAACTGCGTGATCAGCTTTCGTTCGGAGTCCCGCCGTGCATTGCCGCCCCGGATCCGAGGCGCAGCGGTTGAACTCAGAGCGGCGATCCCGGACATCGCGGAAGCGACGGGTGGTCCGTGACAGGCAACTCATGGTGTCGTCACCGATTTTTTGGGCAAGCGCTGGCCGCCACCGGGGGCGGGTTCCGATCGTGGCTCACTCGGTCGTGCAAGTCGAAACCAACCGCGAGACCCCTTTGGAGCGCGTAGCTTTGTGAAGGGTACATGCCGCCAACGGAGGGGGCGAACATGAAGGCGCTCGTTTACCACGGACCCGGTGCCAAGGCCTGGGAGGAGGCGCCTGATCCGGTCATCCTCAAACCGACTGATGCGATCGTCAAAGTCGAGACGACCACGATCTGTGGCACTGACCTGCACATCCTCAAGGGTGACGTCCCCGCGGTGACCGACGGTCGCATCCTCGGCCACGAGGGCGTGGGCACCATCACCGAGGTCGGTTCCGCGGTTACCGACCTAGCCGTCGGTGACCGGGTCATCATCAGCTGCATCTCCTCGTGCGGCAAGTGCAGCTACTGCAAGAAGGGCGTGTACTCGCACTGCCAGGCCGATGAGGGCGCCTCGGGTATCGGCTGGATTTTCGGCCATCTGATCAACGGCACCCAGGCCGAGTTTGTGCGGGTGCCGTTCGCCGAGACCTCGCTGTACCGGGTGCCCGACGGGGTGTCCGCCGAGGAGGCGGTGATGATCA
Proteins encoded:
- a CDS encoding catalase, producing MAQDRGAKETIKSVVKDAKDKVVEAAERLQQHSPRYIPGAPGPEAPSFEEPTTPREPLPPKPDQGGPDLRTATGLSVGGGQTARGQQGEYLTTAQGARLYDTDHSLKAGARGPTLLQDHHLREKITHFDHERIPERVVHARGAAAHGVFHGNGAGEKICKAGFLRSGAATDVFVRFSTVLGSRGSADTVRDTRGFATKFYTDEGTFDLVGNNIPVFFIQDGIKFPDVVHAAKPHPDREIPQAQSAHDTFWDFVSLHTEAQAHTMWNMSDRGIPRSYRMMEGFGVHTFRLTGPDGETSLVKFHWKPRLGVHSLVWEEAQIAAGVDPDLHRRDLADAIEKGAYPEWDLGVQVMPDSPDHVFEGIDLLDPTKIVPEELAPVQVIGTMQLNRNPTNFFAETEQVAFHPGHLVPGIDVTDDPLLQARLFSYLDTQLTRLGGPNFGQIPINRPHAPVNDMLRDGFHQHGVHPGVAPYRPNSLDGGCPFLAGADTGAFIEVPAAVAESTKVRAAPASYDDHFSQVSMFYRSLSPVEQAHVAEAYKFELGKCYEKAIKERQLAALANIDVDLCATVAAGLGLEPPATTAAPAEPSVLSPAVSQLGRRWPVEGRNIGVLVGPDSDIGEVAAVVAALGEAKLVPLVIAPHGGTLTHEGGSVPISRTYATARSIEFDALVIAGSPTAVQAKILVDEAFRHFKGLAVLLQGTDLLARAGVGTDAEGVLGGAEPTALVTSLVESLGEHRVWGRGLAGV